A stretch of Candidatus Bathyarchaeia archaeon DNA encodes these proteins:
- a CDS encoding DNA double-strand break repair nuclease NurA, with the protein MDEPERGTIPKAIREVYSQMLSPESPSETIHPLLYEKIVHECADKLVAELKGHLELLRSSLEMCRSQVEVESIGDKNASEENIRLVASDAGNKGVDLRMGFLPLCAATAIVTEGWEIKETPLCSIPEEAEVWSNEAWLPQRESLLTFKLQFEVTRRGVEKYKPKLALVDGSLALHPRLKELEAKGSQGFKKDYSEAVEEAVKMLRTCYKAGIPVVGFVKRTRTNIIARKLRLDKVRDTALLNFILMPGCYTKPLREQENPKFMEVISDYKKKAIALGLTSKEVEDITDLYTAYIRTGYYTPFRLEFPRYCLNALPWVASVLYSTAYEDGVPFAIREVDQLTKISYEVSNLRTLAIYSRAMELVKKGELTPEELEVFALQFGELWALRDMGLGRGHSE; encoded by the coding sequence TTGGACGAACCTGAGAGAGGAACTATACCGAAGGCTATAAGAGAGGTATATTCTCAGATGCTCTCCCCCGAGAGCCCATCTGAAACCATACATCCTCTACTTTACGAGAAGATAGTCCACGAGTGCGCGGACAAACTCGTGGCGGAACTCAAAGGTCACCTAGAGCTATTGAGAAGCAGCTTGGAGATGTGTAGGAGCCAAGTGGAGGTTGAGAGTATAGGTGATAAAAACGCTTCAGAAGAGAATATACGGCTGGTAGCCTCAGACGCTGGGAATAAAGGTGTCGACTTAAGGATGGGTTTTCTCCCCCTCTGCGCAGCAACAGCAATAGTGACCGAGGGTTGGGAGATTAAAGAAACACCCCTATGCAGCATCCCAGAAGAAGCCGAAGTCTGGAGTAACGAAGCTTGGCTACCCCAGAGAGAATCTCTCCTAACATTTAAACTCCAGTTCGAGGTCACCAGAAGAGGAGTTGAGAAGTATAAGCCAAAGCTAGCTCTAGTAGACGGTAGCTTAGCTCTTCACCCAAGGCTAAAAGAGCTTGAAGCCAAGGGCTCCCAAGGGTTTAAGAAGGATTACTCCGAAGCGGTTGAGGAAGCAGTTAAAATGCTTCGCACTTGTTACAAGGCAGGGATACCCGTGGTTGGTTTTGTGAAGAGAACCCGTACAAACATAATCGCACGGAAACTGCGGTTAGATAAGGTGAGAGATACTGCTCTCCTCAATTTCATACTGATGCCTGGATGCTACACAAAACCCCTACGGGAACAGGAGAACCCAAAGTTTATGGAAGTCATAAGCGACTACAAGAAGAAAGCGATTGCACTAGGCCTAACCAGTAAAGAGGTGGAAGATATAACCGATCTGTACACGGCATACATTCGTACTGGCTACTATACACCTTTCAGGCTTGAGTTTCCGCGATACTGCCTCAACGCTTTGCCATGGGTGGCTTCAGTTCTTTACTCAACCGCTTACGAAGATGGTGTGCCATTTGCGATTCGGGAGGTGGACCAGCTTACAAAGATCTCTTACGAGGTTTCTAATCTGAGGACATTAGCCATTTACTCTCGGGCTATGGAACTTGTGAAGAAGGGAGAGCTAACCCCTGAGGAGTTAGAGGTCTTCGCCCTACAGTTTGGCGAACTCTGGGCCCTTAGAGACATGGGACTAGGGAGGGGGCATAGTGAGTAA
- a CDS encoding ATP-binding protein, producing MSKVIGFLITGVTNQEAAFVILEGERVKVGHYYFIKHPIYNSDVLLIVHSIQPYNPEMVVGRPGILTAQKGIKIQTGRYLESHIAYAEMAGYFDGKGKWRQLEVAPDVGAEVYQPTEEELDRFFRMAKKENDCLYVEIGKVHDTNIPVYLDLNVVAKSHILVAGMTRAGKSSFIVNLAVKSTKLNPRPRLIIFDRRREYGSLTKYPGVRIVPYNRFIPLGCSPRVAAKKLGLEDRDAKILETALNSISAGNLSREELLGRVKEEAQSVYKRESDADRCYQYIEKKLSKEGSFLFEHREVLDILEEVEKTPTLIIDFSTDGDIESQHLTAANIFDKIMRHAMARRGDFAVIICVEEAQYFAPEKGLEIAPSIAQDEVKAKFIEAISQAGGYNVGLVVMTQRPAYVAKSVISQCNSVACFRLKSGNDQNAILNYTEQGSEKYRDVLPGLADHEVLLWGLALHTPFPVVAELTVDEYPQKAIVSAKQAWQRMTPYRSGDAPIKKPKIEEHVAY from the coding sequence GTGAGTAAAGTAATAGGATTCCTCATAACGGGGGTGACAAATCAGGAGGCTGCCTTCGTAATACTCGAAGGTGAGAGGGTCAAGGTGGGCCACTACTACTTCATAAAACATCCAATTTACAACTCTGACGTGCTCTTGATCGTCCACTCTATTCAGCCCTACAACCCCGAGATGGTGGTTGGACGGCCTGGGATACTCACTGCACAGAAAGGTATCAAAATCCAGACGGGCCGCTATCTTGAAAGCCACATCGCATATGCAGAGATGGCTGGATACTTTGATGGCAAAGGCAAGTGGCGACAGCTCGAGGTTGCCCCGGATGTGGGTGCAGAGGTATACCAACCTACAGAGGAGGAACTTGACCGTTTCTTCCGGATGGCTAAGAAGGAGAATGACTGCCTATACGTTGAGATAGGAAAGGTCCATGATACTAATATTCCAGTATACCTCGACCTCAATGTTGTGGCCAAATCTCACATCCTAGTTGCTGGGATGACACGCGCCGGAAAGTCAAGTTTCATCGTAAACCTAGCCGTCAAATCTACGAAACTGAACCCTCGTCCAAGGTTAATCATCTTCGATCGACGCCGCGAGTACGGCTCACTCACCAAGTACCCAGGGGTGAGAATAGTCCCCTACAACCGTTTTATACCGTTAGGCTGCAGTCCTAGAGTTGCTGCCAAGAAGCTCGGTCTCGAAGATAGAGATGCAAAGATCCTAGAGACCGCGTTGAACAGCATCTCGGCTGGTAATCTCAGTCGTGAAGAACTTTTGGGGCGGGTAAAGGAGGAGGCTCAAAGCGTCTATAAGCGTGAGAGCGATGCGGATAGGTGTTACCAGTATATCGAGAAGAAGCTGAGCAAGGAAGGCAGTTTCCTCTTCGAGCACAGAGAAGTTCTAGACATTTTAGAGGAGGTAGAGAAGACTCCGACCCTGATCATCGACTTCTCAACCGACGGAGACATCGAGTCGCAACATTTGACGGCTGCGAACATTTTCGACAAGATAATGCGGCACGCGATGGCAAGGCGAGGGGATTTCGCTGTTATAATCTGCGTTGAGGAGGCGCAATACTTCGCACCTGAGAAGGGCCTTGAGATAGCCCCTTCAATAGCGCAGGACGAAGTTAAGGCTAAATTCATAGAGGCTATCAGCCAGGCTGGAGGTTATAACGTTGGGTTAGTGGTAATGACTCAGAGGCCCGCATATGTCGCAAAGAGCGTAATCTCTCAGTGTAATAGCGTAGCTTGCTTCAGATTGAAGTCTGGAAACGATCAAAACGCCATCCTCAACTATACTGAGCAGGGAAGTGAGAAGTATAGGGATGTTCTTCCAGGACTGGCTGACCATGAAGTGTTACTTTGGGGTTTAGCGCTTCATACGCCTTTCCCAGTAGTGGCTGAGCTCACTGTTGATGAATATCCCCAAAAAGCTATAGTCTCGGCGAAGCAGGCCTGGCAGAGGATGACTCCTTATAGGAGTGGAGACGCACCTATCAAGAAACCTAAAATTGAGGAGCATGTGGCATACTGA
- a CDS encoding transcriptional regulator, translating into MNDRFLGAVLLVGGILAFLGYLALLFTWFEIAVIVVMVTLVGAVCFILAWIGYTLLTTPAPTQLEAPTTSSTPATGTEEKTAQPSG; encoded by the coding sequence GTGAACGACAGGTTTCTAGGCGCAGTGTTGCTAGTAGGAGGTATTTTGGCATTCTTAGGGTATTTAGCCTTGCTGTTTACATGGTTCGAGATAGCCGTTATCGTGGTAATGGTGACACTTGTGGGTGCTGTATGTTTTATACTCGCCTGGATAGGATACACTCTATTAACTACACCCGCACCTACACAATTAGAGGCACCCACCACATCCTCAACCCCAGCCACCGGCACAGAGGAGAAGACCGCTCAACCTTCAGGCTAA
- a CDS encoding adenylosuccinate synthetase — MPCTVVVGGFWGDEGKGKIISYLALKDQIHIGARGGVGPNAGHTVSYQGKIFKLRMLPTTFLYERCLLRLGAGVLVNPKILFEEMKLTGTEARVGLDPNCAIIEDKHIEADVHSDHLSKKIGTTGTGTGPCNADRVQRTAKIARDIPDLSRFLVDVSHEVNEAIDSGRPVLLEGTQGTFLSLYHGTYPYCTSKDVTAASICSDVGVGPRKVDEVLVVFKAYVTRVGEGFLPNELPEEEARRRGWLEVATVTGRTRRAAPFNFELAKKAVELNSASQLAVTKLDVVYPECRGLREYSQLTKEARRFIEMIEEATKVPVTLIGTGPDINDIIDLRKPL; from the coding sequence TTGCCGTGCACAGTTGTCGTAGGTGGCTTCTGGGGTGACGAGGGTAAGGGCAAGATAATCTCGTACCTGGCTCTTAAGGACCAGATTCACATTGGAGCTCGTGGGGGCGTGGGCCCCAACGCCGGCCACACAGTCTCCTACCAAGGTAAAATCTTCAAATTAAGAATGCTTCCAACAACCTTCCTTTACGAGAGGTGCCTTCTCCGCCTAGGCGCAGGGGTCCTAGTTAATCCCAAAATACTCTTTGAAGAGATGAAGCTAACTGGCACTGAGGCGAGAGTAGGTTTGGATCCTAACTGCGCTATAATCGAGGATAAGCATATCGAGGCTGACGTACACTCGGATCACCTCTCCAAGAAGATAGGCACTACAGGGACCGGAACGGGTCCCTGTAACGCTGACAGAGTTCAGAGGACAGCTAAGATCGCGAGGGATATACCTGATCTCTCAAGATTCTTAGTAGATGTCTCCCATGAAGTCAACGAAGCGATAGATAGCGGGCGGCCAGTCCTTTTAGAGGGTACACAAGGTACCTTCCTATCACTCTACCACGGGACATATCCCTACTGTACCTCCAAGGATGTGACAGCCGCCTCTATATGTAGCGACGTAGGTGTGGGACCGAGAAAGGTAGATGAGGTATTAGTAGTATTCAAGGCGTATGTCACGAGGGTTGGTGAAGGTTTCCTCCCTAATGAGCTACCTGAAGAGGAGGCTAGGAGGAGAGGATGGCTTGAAGTTGCCACGGTGACTGGGAGGACTAGGAGGGCAGCACCATTTAACTTCGAATTAGCCAAGAAAGCGGTTGAGCTTAATAGCGCCTCACAGCTAGCTGTGACTAAACTTGACGTAGTCTATCCTGAATGCAGAGGTTTAAGAGAATATAGCCAACTCACGAAAGAAGCACGGCGGTTTATAGAGATGATCGAAGAAGCAACTAAAGTTCCAGTTACCCTGATAGGGACAGGTCCAGACATCAACGACATTATTGACTTGAGAAAGCCACTTTGA
- a CDS encoding DNA repair exonuclease yields the protein MCSALRSFSFVHLADLHLGYTQYNLIERREDFSKAFIEAAEKILKLKPSFVIISGDMFDNPRPPNTTLATAVRVLRKLREAGIPVLAVEGSHDMEPNVITGTILIPLHNAGLIIYLPKLEGACWRNDECYVYGLRNFRSLREADEKLPQYYEKAPPKPHPDLFNIFAFHGTVDKIPSLRLSIQPEIRVDQIPEGFQYYAGGHLHVPVCCSFKGGVLAYPGCLETTSYDEAYTEKGFFHVMVSNRETAPEVERIKNESARPFRVLEKEFSGMLPDKITEEACRLLAENDGEGDVIILILRGLLPTSAKRSQIDIPKIISIPKKALYVKVLNQLIEVAAEKTLKLRETRELKTLAYNYFLDAFSKRMGEEEGKKIATCAIDLLEPLLSGEEPKVKAILEGVIEN from the coding sequence GTGTGCTCCGCGCTGAGATCCTTCAGCTTTGTTCATTTAGCTGATTTACATCTTGGTTATACTCAATACAATCTTATAGAGAGACGAGAGGACTTCTCAAAAGCCTTCATTGAAGCGGCAGAGAAGATTCTCAAATTGAAGCCTAGTTTCGTGATTATTTCGGGAGACATGTTTGACAATCCCAGACCACCCAACACAACTCTTGCTACAGCTGTGCGGGTGTTGAGGAAACTCAGAGAGGCAGGCATACCAGTCCTCGCCGTTGAGGGTTCGCATGACATGGAACCGAACGTAATAACTGGGACTATTCTTATACCGTTGCATAATGCGGGTTTAATCATTTATCTGCCGAAACTGGAGGGAGCATGTTGGCGTAATGATGAGTGTTATGTTTATGGGTTGCGAAACTTCCGCTCACTGAGGGAAGCGGATGAAAAGCTCCCCCAATATTATGAGAAAGCCCCGCCAAAACCCCACCCAGACCTCTTTAACATATTCGCCTTTCATGGAACAGTGGATAAAATTCCCTCCTTAAGATTGAGCATCCAACCCGAGATAAGGGTTGACCAGATACCGGAAGGTTTCCAGTACTATGCTGGCGGCCACCTGCATGTGCCGGTATGCTGTAGCTTTAAGGGCGGAGTTCTCGCTTACCCCGGCTGCCTAGAGACCACATCTTATGATGAAGCCTATACAGAGAAGGGCTTCTTCCATGTGATGGTCAGTAACCGCGAAACAGCCCCAGAGGTTGAGAGAATTAAGAACGAGTCCGCTAGGCCGTTTAGAGTATTAGAGAAAGAATTCTCAGGTATGCTTCCGGACAAGATAACAGAAGAGGCTTGCCGCCTCCTTGCGGAGAACGACGGAGAGGGAGATGTTATTATCCTTATTCTGAGGGGACTACTCCCAACCAGTGCGAAGAGGAGCCAAATAGATATTCCGAAGATTATCTCGATACCGAAAAAGGCTCTATATGTCAAGGTTTTGAACCAGTTAATTGAAGTTGCCGCGGAGAAAACCTTAAAGCTCAGGGAGACACGTGAGTTGAAAACCCTCGCTTATAATTATTTCTTAGATGCCTTCTCGAAGCGGATGGGTGAAGAGGAGGGGAAAAAAATTGCCACATGCGCGATAGACCTTCTGGAGCCTCTGTTGAGTGGTGAGGAGCCAAAGGTTAAAGCGATACTTGAGGGCGTTATTGAAAATTGA
- a CDS encoding SMC family ATPase, protein MILRKLRIANIRSHVFSEIVFEEGFNCVVGGVGAGKSSLLYALHFALFGEPLHRSYDYLIREGENTGKVYLEFEHVGKIYKITRTLRRERGGISQDMGELRFYQDDELIAWGKAGAVQEQLRELTGLDKRVFEEFVWIQQEKLKDLLIKTPAERQRILDEIFGLSDFQKAWDKLLPYQRGYEAVRDTLGSDPDVLGIADLKKQYSELSIEIMNLQIELETLKIDLGSAEKQLLDAESRLKELEIEEKQIAELARERSALTASIAENKASLELMKTKLTHATQEVKRIKDSLYELGELEGGSIKRLASLGATKWETMEDLTHLAGELEAKIVDVRRRMTEFQTAERKSKATLQALQDSSVCPLCRRALEYTYRDQLSEELKREIYDYEQQTSLLSQELKKLETQYNAFKETMNEITNLGMQIRSCKENLEAAQRREAELKTEVEERETSLREKLLELKSIESRIAGFNIEALESARKVREDALLKYRWYVERIQSQERRIGDKRTILEALEKRLRNAEEKLKRKGNVEKIVKLVKELRNLYKDVTPTLRSIYIEGLRNTVQSELDALMAESGRNFHLTIDNEYTPVITEAAGHIRDASFISGGERTWLALAYRIGLGQLVTEARTGHCLDILILDEPTESLGSEDGSIEALSAAISGLKNISQIIIVTHSTELAEKAPVKFLVEKVGGVSKIKKI, encoded by the coding sequence TTGATACTACGAAAACTCCGTATCGCGAATATAAGATCACACGTCTTCTCTGAGATCGTGTTTGAAGAGGGTTTCAACTGTGTGGTTGGTGGGGTGGGTGCTGGTAAATCCTCACTCCTTTACGCACTTCACTTCGCCCTATTCGGAGAGCCTCTTCACCGATCCTACGACTACCTCATCAGAGAAGGCGAGAATACAGGCAAGGTCTATCTCGAATTTGAACATGTGGGGAAGATCTACAAGATAACAAGGACGCTTCGAAGGGAACGAGGCGGAATAAGCCAAGACATGGGCGAACTTCGCTTCTACCAAGATGACGAACTGATAGCCTGGGGGAAAGCTGGTGCTGTTCAAGAACAGTTACGGGAGTTGACGGGACTCGACAAGAGAGTATTCGAGGAGTTTGTGTGGATTCAACAGGAGAAACTCAAAGATCTCCTCATAAAAACTCCAGCTGAGAGACAGAGAATCCTCGATGAGATTTTCGGGCTGTCGGACTTCCAGAAGGCTTGGGATAAACTCCTCCCCTACCAGCGCGGATATGAGGCTGTCAGGGACACTCTGGGGAGCGACCCTGATGTCCTAGGGATTGCAGACTTGAAGAAGCAATATTCTGAGCTGTCCATTGAAATAATGAATCTTCAGATCGAACTTGAGACATTGAAGATAGATTTAGGTTCAGCGGAGAAGCAGCTCCTTGATGCTGAGTCAAGGCTCAAGGAGTTGGAGATCGAGGAGAAACAAATTGCAGAGTTGGCAAGGGAGAGATCTGCCCTTACAGCTAGCATAGCTGAGAACAAGGCTTCCTTAGAGCTTATGAAAACTAAGTTGACTCACGCAACCCAAGAGGTAAAGAGGATCAAGGACTCGCTGTATGAATTAGGCGAGCTTGAGGGCGGATCTATAAAAAGATTGGCATCGCTTGGCGCTACTAAATGGGAGACTATGGAGGATCTGACGCATCTTGCCGGCGAATTGGAGGCTAAAATAGTTGATGTTAGGCGGCGGATGACTGAATTCCAAACAGCGGAGAGGAAGAGTAAGGCAACCCTCCAAGCCCTTCAAGATAGTAGTGTATGCCCATTATGCCGTAGGGCTCTAGAATACACTTATAGAGATCAGCTCTCAGAGGAGTTGAAGCGTGAGATATACGATTACGAACAGCAGACTTCTCTACTGAGTCAGGAGCTGAAAAAACTTGAAACCCAATACAATGCTTTCAAGGAAACCATGAACGAAATCACAAATTTGGGTATGCAAATTAGGAGTTGCAAGGAAAATCTGGAAGCAGCCCAACGCAGAGAGGCAGAGTTAAAAACCGAGGTGGAAGAGAGGGAAACCTCGCTCAGAGAAAAACTTTTAGAGCTTAAATCTATTGAAAGCAGAATAGCTGGGTTTAATATCGAAGCACTCGAGTCTGCCAGAAAAGTTAGGGAAGATGCACTCCTAAAGTATAGGTGGTATGTGGAGCGAATTCAGTCCCAAGAGAGGAGAATTGGCGATAAAAGAACTATCCTAGAAGCTCTCGAGAAGAGACTCAGGAATGCTGAGGAGAAGCTGAAGAGGAAAGGAAACGTCGAGAAGATAGTAAAGCTCGTAAAGGAGCTAAGGAATCTTTACAAGGATGTCACCCCAACACTACGGAGCATATACATCGAAGGGCTAAGAAATACTGTGCAGTCAGAACTTGATGCATTAATGGCCGAATCGGGACGAAACTTCCACCTAACTATTGACAACGAGTATACACCCGTTATCACTGAAGCGGCTGGACATATACGGGATGCCAGCTTCATATCTGGGGGTGAAAGAACATGGTTAGCCCTTGCCTACAGGATTGGTTTAGGGCAACTGGTAACCGAAGCCAGAACTGGTCATTGTCTCGACATTTTAATCCTTGATGAGCCAACCGAATCTCTGGGGAGCGAGGATGGAAGCATAGAGGCACTCTCAGCGGCAATATCTGGGCTGAAGAATATAAGCCAGATTATAATTGTTACCCACTCTACGGAACTTGCTGAGAAGGCTCCGGTGAAGTTTCTTGTAGAGAAAGTGGGTGGCGTGAGTAAAATAAAGAAGATATAG